A genome region from Nocardioides cynanchi includes the following:
- the rpsJ gene encoding 30S ribosomal protein S10, whose product MAGQKIRIRLKAYDHEVIDTSARKIVDTVTRTGAKVAGPVPLPTEKNVYCVIRSPHKYKDSREHFEMRTHKRLIDIIDPTPKTVDSLMRLDLPAGVDIEIKL is encoded by the coding sequence ATGGCGGGACAGAAGATCCGCATCAGGCTCAAGGCCTATGACCACGAGGTGATCGACACCTCGGCGCGCAAGATCGTGGACACCGTCACCCGTACGGGTGCCAAGGTCGCCGGCCCCGTGCCGCTGCCGACCGAGAAGAACGTGTACTGCGTCATCCGCTCGCCCCACAAGTACAAGGACTCGCGCGAGCACTTCGAGATGCGCACCCACAAGCGGCTGATCGACATCATCGACCCCACGCCGAAGACCGTCGACTCCCTGATGCGCCTCGACCTCCCCGCCGGTGTCGACATCGAGATCAAGCTCTGA
- the rplC gene encoding 50S ribosomal protein L3 translates to MTVERNVKGLLGTKLGMTQLWDENNRIVPVTVVAASTNVVTQVRKPESDGYNAIQVGYGEIDGRKVTKPEAGQFVRAGVSPRRHVVEIRTADAGSYTVGQELAVDTFAPGEEIDVTGTSKGKGFAGVMKRHGFHGVGASHGAHRNHRKPGSIGACATPGRVFKGVRMAGRMGNETVTTQNVTVHAVDAEKGLILLKGAVPGPKGGLIVLRSAAKRTAPAEEA, encoded by the coding sequence ATGACTGTTGAACGAAACGTGAAGGGGCTGCTGGGCACCAAGCTCGGCATGACCCAGCTGTGGGACGAGAACAACCGCATCGTCCCGGTCACCGTCGTCGCGGCGTCCACCAACGTCGTCACCCAGGTGCGCAAGCCCGAGAGCGACGGCTACAACGCCATCCAGGTCGGGTACGGCGAGATCGACGGCCGCAAGGTCACCAAGCCGGAGGCCGGCCAGTTCGTCCGCGCCGGCGTCTCCCCCCGCCGCCACGTGGTCGAGATCCGGACCGCCGACGCCGGCTCGTACACCGTGGGCCAGGAGCTCGCCGTCGACACCTTCGCCCCGGGCGAGGAGATCGACGTGACCGGCACCAGCAAGGGCAAGGGCTTCGCCGGTGTGATGAAGCGACACGGCTTCCACGGCGTCGGCGCCTCGCACGGCGCCCACCGCAACCACCGCAAGCCGGGCTCCATCGGTGCCTGCGCCACCCCCGGTCGCGTCTTCAAGGGCGTCCGGATGGCCGGTCGCATGGGCAACGAGACCGTCACCACCCAGAACGTCACCGTCCACGCGGTCGACGCCGAGAAGGGCCTGATCCTGCTCAAGGGCGCCGTTCCCGGCCCCAAGGGCGGGCTGATCGTGCTCCGCTCGGCCGCCAAGCGGACCGCACCCGCCGAGGAGGCCTGA
- the rplD gene encoding 50S ribosomal protein L4, with translation MASTTKKAAAKKAPAAKTTGTTSVVAVDLPAEIFDVEVNIPLIHQVVVAQQAAARQGTHATKRRGDVRGGGRKPYKQKGTGRARQGSTRAPQFAGGGVVHGPQPRSYAQRTPKKMIAAALRGALSDRARDGRIHVVESLVTGETPSTKAALAALAGVVADRANFLVVLERSDAVTWLSLRNAHEVHILAVDQVNTYDVLASDDIVFTRGAYEAFVNGTASATARPATIVEAPAADAESPAAAETPVEAEAETVVAEDAKPELPQGAKLPLKSGGAPKGYDVKGNADSGLYHEPDGQWYDATVAEFYFKTAEDAEAAGFTRAGGAAEGEDQK, from the coding sequence ATGGCGAGCACCACGAAGAAGGCTGCCGCGAAGAAGGCGCCCGCGGCCAAGACCACGGGCACCACCTCGGTCGTGGCCGTCGACCTGCCCGCCGAGATCTTCGACGTCGAGGTCAACATTCCGCTGATCCACCAGGTCGTGGTGGCCCAGCAGGCGGCCGCCCGCCAGGGCACGCACGCCACCAAACGCCGCGGCGACGTCCGCGGTGGTGGCCGCAAGCCCTACAAGCAGAAGGGCACCGGCCGCGCCCGTCAGGGCTCGACCCGCGCTCCGCAGTTCGCCGGCGGCGGTGTCGTCCACGGCCCGCAGCCGCGCAGCTACGCCCAGCGCACCCCCAAGAAGATGATCGCCGCCGCCCTGCGCGGTGCGCTCTCCGACCGGGCCCGGGACGGCCGCATCCACGTCGTGGAGTCGCTCGTCACCGGGGAGACCCCCTCGACCAAGGCGGCCCTGGCCGCTCTGGCCGGCGTGGTGGCCGACCGGGCGAACTTCCTGGTCGTGCTCGAGCGTTCCGACGCCGTCACCTGGCTGTCGCTGCGCAACGCGCACGAGGTGCACATCCTGGCCGTCGACCAGGTCAACACCTACGACGTGCTGGCCTCCGACGACATCGTGTTCACCCGCGGTGCCTACGAGGCGTTCGTGAACGGCACCGCTTCGGCGACTGCCCGCCCGGCCACCATCGTCGAAGCGCCGGCCGCTGACGCGGAGTCCCCGGCTGCGGCCGAGACGCCCGTCGAGGCCGAGGCCGAGACGGTCGTCGCCGAGGATGCCAAGCCGGAGCTGCCCCAGGGCGCGAAGCTGCCGCTGAAGAGTGGTGGCGCCCCCAAGGGCTACGACGTCAAGGGCAACGCCGACTCGGGTCTGTACCACGAGCCCGACGGCCAGTGGTACGACGCCACGGTGGCGGAGTTCTACTTCAAGACCGCCGAGGACGCCGAGGCAGCGGGCTTCACCCGCGCCGGCGGCGCCGCTGAAGGGGAGGACCAGAAGTGA
- the rplW gene encoding 50S ribosomal protein L23, whose product MSTLHKDHRDVLLAPVVSEKSYGLLDANKYTFLVHPDANKTEIKIAVEKVFGVKVTSVNTINRQGKTRRTRTGLGKRKNTKRAIVSLAEGHRIDIFGGPVS is encoded by the coding sequence GTGAGCACCCTGCACAAGGACCACCGCGACGTCCTGCTCGCCCCGGTGGTGTCGGAGAAGAGCTACGGCCTCCTCGACGCCAACAAGTACACCTTCCTGGTGCACCCGGACGCCAACAAGACCGAGATCAAGATCGCGGTCGAGAAGGTCTTCGGCGTCAAGGTCACCTCGGTGAACACCATCAACCGCCAGGGCAAGACGCGTCGTACCCGGACCGGTCTGGGCAAGCGCAAGAACACCAAGCGCGCCATCGTCAGCCTCGCCGAGGGCCACCGCATCGACATCTTCGGAGGTCCGGTCTCCTGA